A genomic stretch from Marinifilum sp. JC120 includes:
- a CDS encoding DUF3302 domain-containing protein has translation MIETDSRILDYIGAGMLIFVFLVLVYGIIYIHDIPYNIAKKRNHPHQDAIHAAGWVSLFTLHALWPFLWIWAMIHKPNLESDESFVEHETEAALTKEVTEPEVKPEAREV, from the coding sequence ATGATTGAGACAGATTCCCGGATACTGGACTATATCGGTGCCGGAATGCTGATCTTTGTATTTCTGGTTTTGGTCTACGGCATCATCTACATCCATGATATCCCATACAATATCGCCAAAAAACGGAACCACCCCCATCAGGATGCCATCCATGCTGCGGGCTGGGTAAGCCTTTTCACCCTGCATGCCCTCTGGCCCTTCCTCTGGATCTGGGCCATGATCCATAAACCGAATTTGGAAAGCGATGAATCCTTTGTAGAGCACGAAACCGAAGCCGCTCTTACGAAAGAAGTAACTGAACCGGAAGTAAAGCCCGAAGCAAGAGAGGTATAG
- a CDS encoding HlyD family secretion protein — MDILIELTYAAIVFVAFKVLKIPVTKWTVTTAVVGGLFVVGGIFLCMAYYHPYTPNARIYFQTTPIVPQVRGKTIEVYVKPNTPLKAGDKLFAIDPTPYQARMEEIKAQLKFSNQRLKESQELARHSAGSRYDVEQYQEEVSQLQGKLDKAIFNLNSTVVVAPTDGWVTMLRLRPGMMAVPLPLRPVMTFVHSEDPMLVAAFKQNPLQNIKPDFNAEIIFPAIPGRAFKGKVTKIQEALAEGQLQPSGDLLSVSTHIPEGRVPVFIHITDDMSQFNLPLGSAAAVSVYSDSMEPLALIRQVLLRMVSWRNIICFEAI, encoded by the coding sequence GTGGATATACTTATTGAGTTAACCTACGCGGCTATTGTTTTTGTTGCCTTCAAAGTGCTTAAAATTCCCGTAACCAAATGGACTGTGACCACTGCCGTAGTAGGCGGCCTTTTTGTGGTCGGCGGCATATTCCTGTGCATGGCCTATTACCATCCTTACACACCCAATGCGCGCATTTATTTCCAGACCACGCCAATTGTGCCACAGGTACGGGGCAAAACAATTGAAGTATACGTAAAGCCCAACACACCGCTCAAAGCAGGGGACAAACTTTTCGCCATTGACCCGACGCCCTATCAGGCACGGATGGAAGAAATTAAAGCACAGCTGAAATTTTCCAACCAGCGACTCAAGGAATCGCAGGAACTGGCAAGACATTCAGCTGGCAGCCGGTACGATGTTGAGCAGTACCAGGAAGAAGTGAGCCAGCTGCAAGGCAAACTGGATAAAGCAATATTCAACCTGAACAGCACCGTGGTCGTTGCGCCCACTGACGGCTGGGTTACTATGCTCAGGCTACGCCCCGGCATGATGGCAGTCCCACTGCCTCTGCGCCCGGTGATGACCTTTGTCCATTCCGAAGACCCCATGCTGGTAGCAGCCTTTAAACAAAACCCGCTCCAGAATATCAAGCCCGATTTCAATGCCGAAATAATCTTCCCGGCCATTCCGGGCCGAGCCTTCAAAGGCAAGGTAACCAAAATTCAAGAAGCACTGGCTGAAGGTCAGCTGCAACCTTCCGGCGACCTCCTGAGCGTTTCCACCCATATTCCAGAAGGACGTGTTCCGGTCTTCATCCATATCACCGATGACATGTCCCAATTCAACCTGCCTCTGGGCAGCGCGGCGGCGGTCAGTGTTTACAGTGACAGCATGGAACCGCTGGCCCTGATCAGGCAGGTTCTGCTGCGCATGGTCAGTTGGCGGAACATCATCTGCTTTGAAGCCATCTAG
- a CDS encoding TolC family protein, with protein sequence MPNNSKILILTLVALLTLCGCKRNYSHSEATAGANGTKTATPSDWAASVIDSGTVKDGWIHDFKDAQLDALVAEAMKNNPDLQASSAKVDQANALAKQAGAALLPTVGLGGQLAGTTAGGTARPQGAGLGISWEADVWGRLGLGERSAEESAKAVQADYEFGRQSLAAATARNWFLLNEIEVQQDFLKSIVDILNKMNDIEERKQKVGKVSMLEVHQVHAQLASAQDAVAQAELAKQEAARSLETLIGRYPSNKLKGEDKLIATPPAIPVGQPSAILERRPDLIAAEDRVAAAFYAEKGAELLHLPRFTFGAGAGLNALGDAISGLTAGLFAPLYTGSEIEAEIEQATAAQKEAIANYASMALNAFKEVENGLAGEKLLKEREEYLAQATADNKETFELAQIQYKVGKIDLFELLSHQTRWIGSEISLLNIRRERLDNRINLHLALGGSFE encoded by the coding sequence ATGCCTAACAATTCAAAAATATTGATTTTGACCCTCGTAGCCCTGCTGACACTCTGCGGGTGCAAACGAAATTACTCCCATTCCGAAGCAACTGCCGGGGCAAACGGCACCAAGACAGCCACCCCGTCTGATTGGGCCGCTTCCGTTATTGATAGCGGCACAGTCAAAGATGGCTGGATTCACGATTTCAAGGATGCGCAGCTCGATGCGCTAGTGGCCGAAGCCATGAAAAACAACCCCGACTTGCAGGCATCCTCCGCTAAGGTAGATCAGGCCAACGCACTTGCCAAACAGGCCGGAGCGGCCCTGTTGCCTACTGTCGGACTGGGCGGACAACTTGCCGGAACCACCGCAGGCGGCACCGCCAGACCGCAAGGCGCGGGACTGGGTATTTCATGGGAAGCAGACGTCTGGGGCAGGCTCGGACTTGGCGAGCGATCCGCCGAGGAATCAGCCAAGGCAGTTCAAGCTGATTATGAATTCGGCCGCCAGTCACTTGCCGCAGCCACGGCCCGCAACTGGTTTCTGCTTAATGAAATCGAGGTACAACAGGATTTTTTGAAATCAATTGTCGATATTCTAAATAAAATGAATGACATTGAAGAACGCAAACAAAAAGTCGGCAAGGTTTCCATGCTGGAAGTTCATCAGGTTCATGCTCAACTGGCTTCAGCACAAGACGCAGTAGCTCAGGCCGAACTTGCGAAGCAGGAAGCCGCGCGCAGCCTTGAAACCCTCATCGGTCGCTATCCTTCCAACAAACTAAAAGGCGAAGACAAACTAATTGCTACTCCGCCCGCTATCCCGGTGGGGCAGCCTTCAGCTATCCTTGAAAGAAGGCCGGACCTCATTGCAGCTGAAGATCGTGTAGCGGCTGCTTTTTATGCCGAAAAAGGAGCCGAACTCTTACATCTGCCCCGCTTTACCTTCGGGGCCGGGGCCGGACTCAACGCTCTGGGTGACGCCATTTCTGGACTGACCGCAGGCCTTTTTGCCCCGCTCTACACAGGCAGCGAAATTGAAGCGGAAATCGAACAGGCTACGGCTGCACAAAAGGAGGCCATTGCCAATTATGCTTCCATGGCCCTGAACGCTTTCAAAGAAGTGGAAAACGGACTAGCCGGGGAAAAGCTTCTCAAAGAGCGCGAAGAGTACCTTGCTCAAGCCACGGCAGATAACAAAGAAACATTTGAGCTGGCCCAAATTCAATACAAAGTCGGCAAGATAGACCTTTTTGAACTACTCAGCCACCAGACCCGCTGGATCGGTTCTGAAATATCCCTGCTGAATATCAGGCGCGAGCGACTGGATAACAGGATAAACCTACATCTGGCTCTTGGCGGAAGTTTCGAATAA
- a CDS encoding class I SAM-dependent methyltransferase: MMSGFKKIVRSNASKFYQRISRGWKRKRFIQFLDLVKPEPGKVVLDLGGGSGVFFYDNLDLVQKHGLRVIIADISSPDLLKAESRGFEIYQLSDNGFEHMVDDQFDTIFCNSVIEHVTLPKSEIWDYTADDFYEKAFEVQKDFAANIERVAKKYFVQTPCIDFPLESHSWLPAFYAYPRSRALHVARLKMISKYWIKATSPDFNLLDEAQMHNLFPHAHGVTYNKVLGFSKELIAYRV; this comes from the coding sequence ATGATGAGTGGATTCAAGAAAATAGTGCGCAGCAATGCATCAAAATTTTACCAGCGTATTTCCAGAGGCTGGAAAAGAAAACGGTTTATCCAGTTTCTTGATCTGGTCAAACCGGAGCCGGGCAAGGTCGTCCTTGATCTTGGCGGGGGAAGTGGGGTTTTTTTTTATGACAATTTAGATTTGGTGCAAAAGCATGGTTTGCGGGTAATTATCGCAGATATTTCTTCACCAGACCTGCTCAAGGCCGAGAGCAGAGGCTTTGAAATATATCAACTGAGTGATAATGGTTTTGAGCATATGGTTGATGACCAGTTTGATACAATTTTTTGTAATAGCGTGATTGAACACGTGACTTTACCTAAGTCGGAAATTTGGGATTATACGGCGGACGATTTTTATGAAAAGGCTTTTGAAGTGCAGAAGGATTTTGCGGCTAATATAGAGCGGGTGGCTAAAAAGTATTTTGTGCAGACCCCGTGCATTGATTTTCCGTTGGAGTCGCATTCGTGGCTGCCTGCATTTTATGCTTATCCGAGATCAAGGGCGTTGCACGTAGCAAGGCTGAAGATGATTTCAAAATATTGGATTAAGGCCACTTCCCCGGATTTCAACCTGCTTGATGAAGCACAGATGCATAACCTTTTTCCTCATGCACACGGAGTTACTTATAATAAGGTACTGGGATTCTCCAAGGAACTGATTGCCTATCGGGTGTAG
- a CDS encoding PadR family transcriptional regulator → MSKKAGGGKPQRYIQPSLLMALRSGTSYGYELIQTIGGYGFLRGEAPPGMIYRHLRQMDEEGLVESKWDSEGDGPAKRVYSVTPEGLEILEAWIIHMERQRDALESFIARYRAGQ, encoded by the coding sequence ATGTCAAAAAAAGCAGGCGGGGGCAAGCCCCAAAGGTATATACAGCCATCGCTCTTGATGGCTTTAAGGTCAGGAACTTCGTATGGTTATGAATTGATTCAAACCATCGGAGGGTATGGTTTTCTGCGCGGTGAAGCCCCCCCCGGAATGATCTATCGCCATCTGCGGCAGATGGACGAGGAGGGGCTGGTGGAGTCAAAGTGGGATTCTGAGGGTGACGGTCCGGCAAAGCGGGTCTACTCCGTCACTCCGGAAGGGTTGGAAATACTGGAAGCGTGGATAATCCACATGGAGCGTCAGCGTGACGCGCTGGAGAGTTTTATTGCCCGCTACAGGGCAGGACAGTAG
- a CDS encoding uridine kinase: MGKLVKEEGEKGRLHIETKLLGESLVGKDCLRNTEADEYFHMQPDVNILKIGGQSIMDRGANALLPILDELVKAKEDHKILLMTGGGTRARHVYNIGVDLGMPTGVLSKLGDKVSWQNAEMLSVLLAKHGGVKIGHGDHLEQLNMYCQLGYLPITTGIPPYGFFEHPAEVGSIPPHRTDSGAFLLAENIGAKSVIYLKDEKGLYEDDPKKAKDRETLKFYDRIHVDELIEMDLDDLIVERAVLTFLKNAKTLKQFQIIDVLRDPESVHAALRGEHVGTIVYKD; encoded by the coding sequence ATGGGTAAGTTAGTTAAAGAAGAAGGTGAAAAGGGCCGTTTGCATATAGAAACGAAGCTGCTGGGTGAATCTTTGGTGGGTAAGGATTGTTTGCGCAATACCGAGGCTGATGAATATTTTCATATGCAACCGGATGTGAACATACTCAAGATCGGCGGGCAGTCCATTATGGACCGTGGTGCCAATGCGTTGCTGCCCATCCTTGATGAGTTGGTCAAGGCTAAGGAGGATCACAAAATCCTGCTTATGACCGGAGGTGGTACCCGCGCCCGTCACGTCTACAATATCGGCGTTGATCTGGGCATGCCTACCGGCGTTCTTTCCAAGCTTGGTGATAAGGTCTCATGGCAGAATGCCGAGATGCTTTCCGTGCTGCTTGCCAAGCATGGCGGGGTAAAGATTGGTCATGGTGACCATCTGGAGCAGCTGAATATGTATTGCCAGCTCGGTTACCTGCCCATCACTACCGGGATTCCGCCTTACGGATTCTTTGAGCATCCGGCGGAAGTTGGTTCCATTCCTCCCCACCGCACTGATTCAGGTGCATTCCTGCTGGCGGAAAATATCGGCGCCAAGTCAGTCATCTACCTGAAGGACGAAAAGGGACTTTATGAGGACGATCCCAAGAAAGCCAAGGATCGCGAAACCCTTAAGTTCTACGATCGTATTCACGTGGATGAGCTGATTGAAATGGACCTTGATGACCTGATCGTTGAGCGGGCAGTGCTGACTTTCCTTAAGAATGCCAAGACCCTCAAGCAGTTCCAGATTATCGATGTGCTGCGTGATCCTGAATCCGTACATGCCGCATTGCGCGGTGAACATGTCGGAACCATTGTTTATAAAGATTAA
- a CDS encoding sulfate permease, with the protein MRISFNRMEWAGAVGDLGALLPLAFAMIMVNGLSATGLFLSVGLFYLIGGMYYRVPIAVQPMKVVSAYAIAQSLSPTVITGSGYIIALLMFFLGASGLVKRAAQLIPLPVIRGVQVSTGMLLLLKGVFLAVGTSTLQAAQGKVEPFLAFQSLGPLPLSAVFGVIFGIVTLKLINNKRIPAGLVVVGCGAFVGGLLGAWQGLADLSFGFHLPQFMPFGFPTADDFSFALLALVLPQIPMTLGNAVIANRDLSHEYFGDESRRVTDRALCISMGIANGFAALVGGMPLCHGAGGLAAHYRFGARTCGSNLIIGVLFVVLAIGFGAQSVKVLQLIPMGVLGVLLVFAGVQLVLAMRDMTARSAQAVIVLMLIITLASNLAWAFGAGILLSIIFSRIKVSQ; encoded by the coding sequence GTGCGTATAAGTTTCAACAGAATGGAATGGGCCGGAGCGGTTGGTGATCTTGGGGCTTTATTGCCACTCGCCTTTGCCATGATCATGGTCAACGGGCTTTCAGCCACCGGGCTGTTTCTTTCAGTGGGGTTATTTTATCTTATCGGTGGGATGTATTACCGTGTGCCTATTGCTGTGCAGCCCATGAAGGTTGTTTCGGCCTATGCCATCGCCCAGTCGCTTAGTCCTACGGTGATTACCGGGTCCGGGTATATTATTGCCTTGCTCATGTTTTTTCTCGGTGCCAGTGGGCTGGTTAAGCGGGCTGCTCAATTAATTCCACTGCCTGTTATTCGCGGGGTACAGGTATCCACCGGGATGTTGCTGCTTTTGAAAGGTGTTTTTCTTGCCGTCGGGACCAGCACATTGCAGGCTGCGCAAGGTAAGGTTGAACCGTTTCTGGCCTTTCAGTCTCTGGGACCGCTTCCGCTCAGTGCTGTGTTCGGAGTCATTTTCGGAATAGTCACCCTGAAGTTGATCAATAACAAACGGATACCTGCCGGGCTGGTGGTCGTGGGCTGCGGTGCTTTTGTCGGAGGTTTGCTCGGAGCATGGCAGGGATTGGCTGATCTCAGTTTCGGATTCCATCTGCCGCAGTTTATGCCTTTTGGGTTTCCTACTGCGGATGATTTTTCTTTTGCCTTGCTTGCTTTGGTGTTGCCCCAGATTCCCATGACTTTGGGGAATGCGGTCATTGCCAACCGTGATTTGAGTCATGAATATTTCGGTGATGAAAGTCGCAGGGTAACGGATCGGGCTTTGTGCATCAGCATGGGCATTGCTAACGGTTTTGCCGCTCTGGTGGGCGGTATGCCGCTCTGTCATGGAGCAGGGGGATTGGCAGCCCATTACCGTTTCGGGGCACGGACCTGCGGTTCCAATCTTATTATTGGAGTTTTATTTGTGGTGCTGGCAATCGGTTTCGGAGCGCAGTCAGTTAAAGTTTTGCAGCTTATCCCTATGGGGGTGCTTGGTGTGCTGCTTGTTTTTGCCGGTGTGCAGTTGGTGTTGGCCATGCGGGATATGACCGCAAGGTCCGCTCAGGCCGTGATTGTGCTTATGTTGATTATTACCCTTGCTTCAAATCTGGCATGGGCCTTCGGGGCCGGGATTCTGTTGAGTATTATTTTTTCAAGAATTAAGGTGTCACAATAA
- a CDS encoding peroxiredoxin, giving the protein MSNAQAGCSKPVGQKAEKAQPEVENVTSETTKGAGIMIKAGQKAPDFTAGAYQDGGFKEVKLSDYLGQWVVLCFYPGDFTFVUATEISAVAEKHSEFEAFGVQVMSMSTDSMFVHKMWEQDELSKMITAGKVPFPMLSDGGGKVGQMYGVYDEDGGVDIRGRFLIDPDGVIVGYEVLTPPVGRNVSETLRQIQAYQHVRKTGAAEVCPSGWKPGKKVLKPGPDLVGKVWEEWKVDMAFED; this is encoded by the coding sequence ATGAGTAATGCACAAGCTGGCTGCTCAAAACCTGTCGGCCAAAAAGCCGAAAAGGCGCAGCCTGAAGTGGAAAATGTAACCTCCGAAACCACCAAAGGAGCAGGAATCATGATTAAAGCTGGGCAGAAAGCTCCTGATTTCACCGCAGGTGCTTATCAGGATGGCGGATTTAAAGAAGTTAAACTTTCTGATTATCTGGGTCAGTGGGTAGTGCTTTGTTTCTATCCCGGTGATTTTACCTTTGTCTGAGCTACTGAGATTTCGGCGGTCGCCGAAAAACATTCCGAGTTTGAAGCTTTTGGCGTTCAGGTTATGTCCATGAGCACCGACAGCATGTTTGTCCATAAAATGTGGGAACAGGATGAGCTTTCCAAAATGATAACTGCAGGCAAGGTTCCCTTCCCCATGCTTTCTGATGGTGGTGGTAAGGTGGGCCAGATGTACGGCGTGTACGATGAGGATGGCGGCGTGGATATCCGCGGTCGTTTTCTCATAGATCCTGACGGTGTCATCGTCGGTTACGAAGTGTTAACCCCGCCTGTAGGACGTAATGTTTCTGAAACCCTGCGTCAGATTCAGGCATATCAGCATGTAAGGAAAACCGGTGCTGCCGAGGTTTGCCCCTCCGGCTGGAAACCCGGTAAGAAAGTCCTGAAACCCGGCCCGGATCTCGTAGGCAAGGTTTGGGAAGAATGGAAAGTTGATATGGCCTTCGAAGATTAG
- a CDS encoding methylglyoxal synthase, with amino-acid sequence MSIVKNIAVVAHDNCKKELLDFVDCNHNILSRHNLVATGTTGGLVEKMIKERAAQKNDEGYEFKPVNRMKSGPLGGDQQLGAMISEGKIDVLIFFWDPMQPQPHDVDVKALLRLAVLYNVPTASNRSTAEFLISSPFFEGEFERKETDFSEYTQRKI; translated from the coding sequence ATGAGCATCGTGAAAAATATAGCTGTAGTTGCACACGATAACTGCAAGAAGGAATTGCTTGATTTTGTTGATTGCAACCATAACATCCTTTCCCGGCATAATCTTGTGGCCACCGGTACCACAGGGGGCTTGGTCGAAAAAATGATCAAGGAAAGGGCAGCCCAGAAGAATGATGAAGGGTATGAATTCAAACCGGTTAACAGAATGAAGTCCGGTCCTCTGGGCGGAGATCAACAGCTCGGGGCTATGATTTCCGAAGGTAAGATTGACGTGCTTATTTTTTTCTGGGACCCCATGCAGCCGCAGCCCCACGATGTTGATGTAAAGGCTCTGCTGCGCCTAGCCGTACTTTACAATGTTCCCACTGCGAGCAACCGTTCCACTGCTGAATTCTTGATTTCTTCCCCGTTTTTCGAAGGTGAATTTGAACGTAAGGAGACAGATTTTAGTGAATACACCCAGCGCAAAATATAG
- a CDS encoding Spx/MgsR family RNA polymerase-binding regulatory protein, which produces MILVHYPSUTTSRKAKAWLEEKAVEFTIRHIVKETPTKDEFLAWQKIAGVDKKKFVNTNGKKYKEMGLKETIGGMSDVDLFELISGDGMLVKRPLLVSDDFVLIGFKLKEWEERF; this is translated from the coding sequence ATGATTTTAGTACATTACCCCAGTTGAACCACCTCCCGTAAAGCCAAGGCTTGGCTTGAGGAAAAGGCTGTGGAATTCACCATTCGTCATATTGTCAAAGAGACCCCGACCAAAGATGAATTTCTTGCATGGCAGAAGATTGCCGGAGTGGACAAAAAGAAATTCGTAAATACCAACGGCAAGAAATATAAGGAAATGGGATTGAAAGAGACCATTGGCGGCATGAGCGATGTTGACCTTTTTGAACTCATTTCCGGTGACGGCATGCTGGTCAAACGTCCTCTCCTTGTTAGCGATGACTTTGTGCTTATCGGTTTCAAGCTTAAGGAATGGGAAGAGCGATTTTAA